The following are encoded in a window of Gloeothece citriformis PCC 7424 genomic DNA:
- a CDS encoding ISAs1-like element ISCysp7 family transposase, which translates to MKLKPKITIEDYFGELEDPRIERTKKHKLIDIITITICAVICGADSWIDIEVFGKCKYKWLKKFLELPNGIPSHDTFGRVFSLLNPEHLQQIFLKWIQSISSFTQGEIVAIDGKTLRHSYDRSKDKPALQMISAWATTNGLVLGQSIVDEKSNEITAIPDGQLTVRRATAHSCPHLLKVLSLSGCIVTLDAIGCQKEIVKQITEQDADYVITLKKNQGGLYERVENLFKKALMSNFEGFIKSEYKVKDEGHGRQEVRYYQMLSNVAEEIDPDWQWLNLNSIGYVEYLRVENGTDKTSLERRYFISSLNNNIKLFASSVREHWCIENQCHWILDVQFNEDDSRIRKDNAPANMAILRHLALNLLKQEKTLKVGVKAKRKKAGWDENYLLKVLRN; encoded by the coding sequence ATGAAACTTAAACCAAAAATAACTATAGAAGACTATTTTGGAGAGCTAGAAGATCCTAGGATTGAACGAACAAAAAAACATAAATTAATTGATATTATTACGATAACTATTTGTGCTGTTATTTGTGGTGCTGACAGTTGGATTGATATAGAAGTTTTTGGAAAATGCAAATATAAATGGCTAAAAAAATTTTTAGAACTGCCTAATGGTATCCCCTCACATGATACATTTGGCAGAGTATTTTCTCTTTTAAATCCAGAACATCTACAACAAATTTTTTTAAAATGGATTCAATCGATTAGTTCCTTTACACAGGGGGAAATAGTAGCAATTGATGGAAAAACTTTACGTCATTCCTATGATAGAAGTAAAGATAAGCCAGCACTTCAAATGATCAGTGCGTGGGCAACAACTAATGGATTAGTTTTAGGACAGTCGATAGTTGATGAAAAATCCAATGAAATTACGGCTATTCCTGACGGACAACTCACGGTGCGCCGTGCGACGGCGCACTCGTGTCCTCATCTTCTAAAAGTTCTTTCACTTTCAGGATGTATCGTTACCCTTGACGCGATCGGATGTCAAAAAGAAATAGTTAAACAAATTACCGAGCAAGACGCTGACTATGTAATTACCCTAAAAAAAAACCAAGGGGGTCTTTACGAACGGGTAGAAAATTTATTTAAAAAAGCTCTTATGAGTAATTTTGAAGGCTTTATTAAAAGTGAATATAAAGTTAAAGACGAAGGTCATGGACGGCAAGAAGTCAGGTATTATCAAATGTTAAGTAATGTGGCTGAAGAAATTGATCCAGATTGGCAATGGTTAAATCTAAATTCCATTGGTTATGTCGAGTATTTAAGAGTGGAAAATGGAACTGATAAAACTTCTTTGGAGAGAAGATATTTTATTAGTAGCTTAAACAATAATATTAAATTATTTGCTTCCTCTGTTAGAGAGCATTGGTGTATAGAGAATCAATGTCACTGGATTTTAGATGTTCAGTTTAATGAAGATGATTCAAGAATTAGGAAAGATAATGCTCCAGCCAATATGGCAATTCTTAGACATTTAGCTTTAAATCTTTTAAAACAAGAAAAAACTCTTAAAGTTGGAGTCAAAGCTAAACGAAAAAAAGCCGGTTGGGATGAAAATTATTTATTGAAAGTTTTAAGGAATTAA